A window from Malania oleifera isolate guangnan ecotype guangnan chromosome 7, ASM2987363v1, whole genome shotgun sequence encodes these proteins:
- the LOC131160743 gene encoding PLAT domain-containing protein 3-like — protein MTKIEEKKRKAMKFNDLCFKFQTLLVVSIFILPPSLGKGDDCVYTVYIRTGDVLGASTDAKIGLALFDGNGTTVEMRDLEAWGGLMGQNHDYFERGNLDIFSGRGDCLNGPACKMSLTSDGSGLLPGWYCSHLEVTTTGKNINCSKMFFEAEDWVGPPRSSFSLTKDYCKQDTERELGHGARDLDLDPDEGPVMNSSSSPGM, from the exons ATgacaaaaatagaagaaaagaaaagaaaggccATGAAGTTCAATGACCTCTGCTTCAAATTCCAAACTCTGCTCGTAGTCTCTATCTTTATTCTCCCACCATCTCTG GGGAAGGGAGATGATTGTGTGTACACAGTGTATATAAGAACAGGGGACGTCTTGGGGGCCAGCACGGACGCCAAAATCGGCTTGGCGCTCTTCGACGGCAACGGCACGACGGTGGAGATGCGGGATTTGGAGGCGTGGGGCGGGCTGATGGGCCAAAACCACGACTACTTCGAGCGCGGCAACCTCGACATCTTCAGCGGGAGAGGGGATTGCCTCAACGGGCCGGCTTGCAAGATGAGCCTGACGTCGGACGGCTCCGGCCTGCTTCCAGGTTGGTATTGTAGCCACTTAGAGGTGACTACCACAGGGAAGAACATCAACTGCTCCAAAATGTTTTTCGAGGCGGAAGACTGGGTGGGCCCCCCTCGTTCCTCCTTCTCCCTCACAAAGGACTACTGCAAGCAGGACACTGAGCGTGAGCTCGGCCATGGGGCCCGTGATCTTGATCTTGATCCTGATGAAGGACCAGTTATGAACTCGTCTTCTTCTCCTGGAATGTAA